Proteins from one Romeriopsis navalis LEGE 11480 genomic window:
- a CDS encoding DUF3747 domain-containing protein, which produces MIKFPFLTPLIGFVSLLAMQPAQANVFSEIAVPQDRIIAVAAPYNEDLHQLLVIQQVEDDRPCWRASNNASGPVEVDPLLVDFDFTGICGRGTDSNGYSIRLGGRDLGWRYGLQVVKKDGDLRLLGVPTGHKNKPTLDIGSVGGWNAGFVKIRLNPGWRMAQRTYLGEPLGHIYFTNDQPLTAFSQPDLNQPTSMNAGINRSNSLIRKPYGVVTDRSKFIVPTE; this is translated from the coding sequence ATGATTAAATTTCCGTTCCTCACACCCTTGATTGGTTTTGTTAGTCTATTGGCAATGCAACCGGCGCAGGCGAATGTTTTTAGCGAAATAGCTGTGCCCCAAGATCGGATTATTGCCGTTGCCGCGCCCTACAATGAAGACCTGCACCAATTACTCGTGATTCAGCAAGTCGAGGACGATCGACCTTGTTGGCGGGCCTCAAATAACGCTTCTGGTCCAGTGGAGGTTGATCCATTATTGGTTGACTTTGACTTTACCGGGATCTGTGGTCGTGGCACTGATAGTAATGGTTACTCAATTCGTCTCGGTGGACGTGATTTGGGTTGGCGCTACGGTTTGCAAGTTGTCAAAAAAGATGGCGATCTACGTCTGTTGGGTGTTCCCACCGGGCACAAAAATAAGCCAACACTCGATATTGGTAGTGTCGGGGGATGGAATGCAGGATTCGTTAAAATTCGGCTCAATCCGGGCTGGCGGATGGCTCAGCGGACTTATTTAGGGGAGCCATTAGGACATATTTATTTCACCAATGACCAACCGCTGACGGCTTTCAGTCAGCCAGATTTGAATCAGCCTACTTCTATGAATGCTGGCATTAATCGATCAAATAGCTTGATTCGCAAACCCTATGGCGTTGTGACCGATCGTTCAAAGTTTATCGTGCCGACAGAGTAG
- the crtH gene encoding carotenoid isomerase — MTWDTIVVGAGIGGLVTATQLAAKGATVLVLEQYLIPGGSGGTFERPGYRFDVGASMIFGFGCQGTTNLLTRALAAVDMQLPTIPDPVQIHYHLPDGLNLKVHRQYEDFLQELIAQFPHEAKGIRQFYDACWRVFNCLNVMDLLSLEEPRYLARVFLQHPLACFGLLRYLPRNVGEIARRYIRDRRLLRFIDMECFCWSTVLAERTPMINAGMVFSDRHYGGVRYPQGGVGQIAQKLVEGLTHVGSSIRYKAKVRQILLEQGRAIGVQLTTGEKLYADRIVSNATRWDTFGKLLPDQTLPRSEVRWQQNYQQSPSFLSLHLGVNATVLPTTTECHHILLEDWQSMEQEQGTIFVSIPTLLDPTLAPPGKHIIHTFTPSWMSAWQGLSPTAYRAKKQRDADRLIQRLERLFPGLSAQITLQEVGTPRTHRRFLGRINGTYGPIPQRRLRGLLKMPFNRTSIKHLYCVGDSTFPGQGLNAVAFSGFACAHRIAADLRL, encoded by the coding sequence ATGACGTGGGACACGATCGTTGTTGGGGCAGGGATTGGGGGCTTGGTGACGGCAACTCAGTTAGCCGCAAAAGGGGCAACAGTGCTGGTCTTGGAGCAATATTTGATTCCTGGGGGCAGTGGCGGAACCTTCGAACGGCCGGGATATCGGTTTGATGTCGGGGCTTCGATGATCTTTGGCTTTGGTTGCCAGGGGACGACGAATCTGCTGACTCGGGCGTTGGCTGCGGTTGATATGCAGCTTCCAACTATTCCGGATCCGGTACAAATTCACTATCACTTACCCGATGGCCTGAACTTAAAAGTCCATCGGCAATATGAAGATTTTTTGCAGGAGTTGATTGCGCAGTTTCCCCATGAGGCTAAGGGTATCCGCCAATTTTATGATGCCTGCTGGCGCGTGTTTAATTGTCTCAATGTCATGGATTTACTGTCGCTAGAGGAGCCGCGTTATCTTGCACGGGTGTTTTTGCAGCATCCGTTGGCTTGCTTTGGCCTATTGCGTTATCTGCCGCGGAATGTGGGCGAGATTGCTCGTAGATATATTCGTGATCGGCGTTTGCTGCGGTTCATTGATATGGAATGTTTTTGCTGGTCAACGGTGCTGGCGGAGCGAACGCCGATGATCAATGCCGGTATGGTATTTAGCGATCGACATTATGGTGGCGTGCGTTATCCCCAAGGTGGAGTCGGCCAAATTGCCCAAAAATTGGTCGAAGGCTTAACGCATGTTGGCAGTAGCATTCGCTACAAAGCAAAAGTGCGCCAGATTTTATTGGAGCAGGGCCGGGCGATCGGTGTTCAGTTAACCACCGGGGAAAAACTGTATGCCGATCGTATCGTATCGAATGCGACACGTTGGGATACCTTCGGCAAACTATTGCCTGATCAAACGTTGCCGCGATCCGAGGTGAGGTGGCAGCAAAACTATCAACAATCACCGAGCTTTTTGAGTTTGCATCTTGGGGTAAATGCGACGGTGCTGCCGACAACGACAGAATGTCATCATATTTTGCTGGAGGACTGGCAATCGATGGAGCAGGAGCAGGGCACAATTTTCGTATCGATTCCAACCCTACTTGATCCAACGCTGGCTCCGCCTGGGAAACATATTATTCATACCTTTACCCCGAGCTGGATGTCAGCCTGGCAGGGCTTATCCCCAACAGCATATCGGGCGAAAAAACAACGGGATGCCGATCGGTTAATTCAGCGCTTAGAACGACTTTTTCCCGGACTTAGTGCACAAATTACCTTGCAGGAAGTCGGGACTCCACGCACCCACCGTCGATTTTTGGGTCGGATCAATGGCACCTACGGGCCAATTCCCCAGCGGCGGTTGCGCGGGTTACTCAAAATGCCATTCAATCGCACTAGCATCAAACATCTCTACTGTGTTGGGGATAGCACGTTTCCCGGGCAAGGATTGAATGCGGTCGCGTTTTCTGGCTTTGCCTGTGCCCATCGGATTGCGGCGGATTTACGACTTTAA
- the upp gene encoding uracil phosphoribosyltransferase: MTLQLRVYVPPHPLIKHWLGVARDVGTPSVLFRTAMTELGRWLTYEAIREWLPTEDTQIETPLAACPATFINPEIPVVVVPILRAGLSLLDGAQSLLPLASIYHLGLVRDEQTLKPSCYLNKLPAQMHPETRVLITDPMLATGGSMVAALEEIIQRGVDPVNIRIVSVVAAPPALQKLSADYPSLNIYTAAIDEVLNDQGFIVPGLGDAGDRTYGT; this comes from the coding sequence ATGACTTTGCAGTTGCGCGTCTACGTTCCACCTCATCCATTAATTAAGCATTGGCTTGGAGTTGCCCGCGATGTCGGGACACCTTCCGTGCTATTTCGCACAGCGATGACGGAGTTGGGACGTTGGCTCACCTACGAAGCAATTCGCGAATGGTTACCCACTGAGGACACTCAGATTGAAACACCGTTGGCCGCTTGTCCAGCGACCTTTATCAACCCCGAAATTCCGGTGGTTGTCGTTCCTATTCTCCGGGCCGGTTTATCGTTACTGGATGGGGCTCAAAGCCTTTTGCCCCTCGCGTCGATCTACCATTTGGGCTTGGTGCGAGACGAGCAAACCTTGAAACCAAGCTGTTATCTCAATAAGTTACCGGCGCAAATGCACCCGGAAACCCGTGTGCTGATTACCGATCCAATGTTGGCAACCGGCGGTTCAATGGTGGCGGCACTAGAAGAGATCATTCAGCGGGGCGTTGACCCAGTGAATATTCGAATTGTCTCTGTTGTCGCGGCCCCACCGGCGCTGCAGAAGCTCAGTGCCGATTATCCGAGTTTGAATATTTATACGGCCGCGATCGATGAAGTTTTGAACGATCAGGGCTTTATTGTGCCAGGACTCGGCGATGCTGGGGATCGGACCTATGGCACTTAA
- a CDS encoding YggT family protein: MNPVLIIANFISLYSLLVLIRCLLTWIPNIDFSSQPFRTLSDVTDPYLNLFRGLIPPLGGMDLSPMVAILALNFLGKFLISALSTAFASYSMYMLG, translated from the coding sequence ATGAATCCAGTTCTCATCATCGCGAATTTCATTTCACTCTATTCGCTCCTCGTATTGATTCGGTGTCTTTTGACTTGGATTCCGAATATTGATTTTTCGAGTCAGCCGTTCCGCACCTTGTCCGATGTGACTGATCCTTACCTCAATCTATTTAGAGGTTTGATCCCACCATTGGGTGGCATGGATCTTTCACCGATGGTCGCCATCCTCGCTTTAAATTTTCTGGGTAAGTTTTTGATCTCCGCCCTGAGCACAGCCTTTGCCAGCTACTCCATGTATATGCTTGGCTAA
- a CDS encoding DASH family cryptochrome has translation MGHQRILVWYRQDLRLHDHAPLSQAIESGAEIIPLYCFDPRQWAKTTPTSFGMPKMGGFRGQFLLESIADLQQNLQVIGSDLLLRQGHPETVLPQLCEILEINAVYYSDEVTQEETYVEKQLQLALATTGVKCQGIWDQTLYHRDDIPFAIDQLPELFTTFRKQVEKESSWRVPLAAPAKLPPLPSGVDRGQLPTLADLGITPISPDTRGVMPFQGGETAAIKRLDEYFWQRDQLRIYKQTRNGMLGADYSSKFSPWLALGCLSPRYIAQQIHQYETDRVANDSTYWLIFELLWRDYFRLIGAKHGEQLFKIGGLQNLMLPWKTDTQRFEQWKNGKTGLPLVDANMRELAATGFMSNRGRQNVASFLTKNLGIDWRWGAAYFESMLIDYDVCSNWGNWNYSAGIGNDARGFRCFSITKQAKDYDPQGEYVKYWCPELAQIPATKVQQPWQLSPIEQQQFAVQIGVDYPQPVVDLAKSAAANERIYNQATGDFPSNRSHGQSRKTRRSKGDRQSAK, from the coding sequence ATGGGGCATCAACGCATATTAGTCTGGTATCGCCAGGATTTACGGCTGCACGATCATGCGCCGCTATCGCAAGCAATTGAGTCAGGCGCCGAAATTATTCCACTATATTGTTTTGATCCGCGTCAATGGGCCAAAACAACGCCAACCAGTTTCGGGATGCCGAAGATGGGAGGATTTCGCGGGCAATTTTTGCTGGAAAGCATCGCTGATTTGCAACAAAATTTACAGGTGATCGGCAGTGATTTACTGCTTCGCCAAGGTCATCCCGAAACAGTTTTGCCACAGCTCTGCGAAATACTTGAGATCAACGCAGTTTATTACAGCGATGAAGTCACCCAGGAAGAAACCTATGTCGAGAAGCAGCTCCAGTTAGCCTTAGCCACCACTGGGGTTAAATGTCAGGGGATATGGGATCAAACGCTATATCACCGAGACGACATCCCCTTTGCGATTGACCAACTACCGGAGCTGTTCACCACCTTTCGGAAACAGGTGGAAAAGGAGTCGAGCTGGCGGGTACCGCTCGCTGCACCCGCAAAATTACCACCACTGCCAAGTGGTGTCGACCGAGGGCAGTTACCAACTTTGGCTGATTTGGGCATTACCCCGATCAGCCCTGATACCCGTGGAGTAATGCCCTTTCAGGGAGGGGAAACCGCCGCAATTAAACGTTTAGATGAATATTTTTGGCAGCGCGATCAGCTGCGCATTTACAAGCAAACCCGCAATGGCATGTTGGGTGCTGATTATTCTTCAAAGTTTTCACCCTGGCTGGCACTCGGTTGTCTTTCACCGCGCTATATCGCCCAGCAGATTCACCAATATGAAACCGATCGGGTTGCAAATGATTCGACCTATTGGCTGATCTTTGAGCTGCTATGGCGCGATTATTTCCGGCTGATCGGTGCCAAGCATGGCGAGCAGCTGTTCAAAATTGGTGGCTTGCAAAATCTTATGCTCCCTTGGAAAACTGATACACAGCGGTTTGAGCAGTGGAAAAATGGCAAAACCGGATTGCCGCTGGTTGATGCCAATATGCGTGAGCTGGCTGCCACCGGCTTTATGTCCAACCGGGGACGCCAAAATGTGGCCAGTTTCCTGACCAAGAACTTAGGCATTGATTGGCGCTGGGGGGCCGCATACTTCGAATCGATGCTGATTGACTATGACGTATGTAGCAACTGGGGCAACTGGAACTACAGTGCTGGAATTGGCAATGATGCGCGGGGCTTCCGTTGCTTCAGCATCACAAAGCAGGCCAAGGACTACGACCCACAGGGGGAGTACGTCAAGTATTGGTGTCCCGAACTCGCGCAGATTCCCGCCACAAAAGTACAGCAACCGTGGCAGTTATCCCCGATCGAGCAGCAGCAGTTCGCCGTACAGATTGGCGTCGATTATCCCCAGCCAGTCGTGGACTTAGCCAAATCTGCCGCCGCGAATGAGCGGATATATAACCAAGCAACCGGCGATTTCCCAAGTAATCGCAGTCATGGTCAATCGCGCAAAACCCGACGTTCTAAGGGCGATCGGCAATCGGCAAAATAA
- a CDS encoding HNH endonuclease, with protein MSKVLVLNASYEPLNITSWRRAVVLLIKGKAEPLEHTKKYIYENFPLPSVIRLRHYVRVPYVEIALTRKNLLHRDGHACQYCQKGGEGMTLDHVIPRSRGGQDTWENIVVACVRCNVKKGNRTPKEASMTLLKQPSRPHSSLYFEVNRCMNNGANQEWRKYVIGAS; from the coding sequence ATGAGCAAGGTTCTGGTGCTGAACGCCTCCTATGAGCCTCTCAACATCACCAGTTGGCGTCGGGCTGTGGTTTTGCTGATTAAAGGTAAAGCCGAGCCACTAGAGCACACTAAAAAATACATTTACGAGAATTTCCCTCTGCCTTCAGTCATACGATTGCGGCATTACGTTCGTGTGCCCTACGTTGAAATAGCCCTCACCCGGAAAAATCTCCTCCACCGGGATGGCCATGCCTGCCAGTACTGCCAGAAAGGCGGTGAAGGCATGACCTTGGATCATGTGATTCCACGCTCCCGGGGCGGACAGGATACCTGGGAAAATATCGTCGTTGCTTGCGTGCGTTGTAATGTCAAAAAAGGCAATCGCACCCCCAAAGAAGCCAGTATGACCTTACTCAAGCAACCCAGCCGCCCCCACAGCAGTCTCTACTTCGAAGTCAATCGCTGTATGAATAATGGGGCAAATCAAGAGTGGCGCAAGTACGTGATCGGCGCTAGCTGA